A single region of the Lycium barbarum isolate Lr01 chromosome 2, ASM1917538v2, whole genome shotgun sequence genome encodes:
- the LOC132626418 gene encoding F-box/kelch-repeat protein At1g55270-like isoform X2, whose amino-acid sequence MEVPFCQVDSVSCYCNVDSGLKTVAGARKFVPGSKLCIQSDISSHAHKTKNSRRERSRVQSPLLPGLPDDLAIACLVRVPRVEHSKLRLVCKRWYRLLAGNFFYSQRKILGMAEEWVYVVKRDRDGRISWHAFDPTSQLWQPLPPVPGEYCSALGFGCAVLSGCHLYLFGGKDPIKGSMRRVIFYNARTNKWHRAPDMLRRRHFFGSCVINNCLYVAGGECEGIQRTLRSAEVYDPNRKRWSFIADMSTAMVPFIGVVYDGKWFVKGLGSHREVLSEAYNPAVNAWTPVNNRMIAGWRNPSISMNGRLYALDCRDGCKLRVYDESTHSWIRFIDSKIHLGSSRALEAAAVVPLNGKLCIIRNNMSISIVDVSSPDKCVETNPPLWENIAGKGHIRTMFTNLWSSIAGRAGLKSHIVHCQVLQV is encoded by the exons ATGGAGGTGCCTTTCTGTCAG GTTGATTCTGTATCATGCTATTGCAATGTTGATTCGGGATTAAAGACAGTCGCCGGGGCAAGAAAATTTGTGCCAGGATCAAAACTTTGTATCCAGTCCGACATCAGTTCTCATGCACACAAGACTAAAAACTCTCGCAGGGAGAGATCAAGAGTACAGTCACCTCTTCTGCCTGGCCTACCAGATGATCTTGCAATTGCTTGTCTAGTACGTGTTCCTCGTGTTGAACATAGCAAGCTCCGTCTAGTTTGCAAAAGATGGTATCGGCTTCTTGCTGGTAACTTCTTTTACTCTCAAAGGAAGATTCTTGGAATGGCTGAAGAGTGGGTATATGTGGTTAAAAGAGATCGTGATGGACGGATTTCATGGCATGCATTTGACCCAACTTCCCAACTTTGGCAGCCACTTCCACCTGTTCCAGGTGAATATTGCAGTGCCCTTGGATTTGGTTGCGCTGTTCTTAGTGGTTGCCATCTTTATTTGTTTGGAGGAAAAGATCCAATCAAGGGGTCTATGCGACGGGTAATCTTTTATAATGCTCGAACAAATAAATGGCACAGGGCACCAGACATGCTCCGCAGACGCCATTTCTTTGGCTCTTGTGTAATTAATAATTGTCTTTATGTTGCTGGTGGCGAATGTGAAGGAATACAGAGGACTCTTCGTTCAGCTGAAGTTTATGACCCAAACCGGAAGCGCTGGAGTTTTATAGCTGATATGAGCACAGCTATGGTGCCTTTTATTGGGGTAGTGTATGACGGGAAGTGGTTTGTAAAAGGTTTGGGGTCCCACAGAGAAGTTCTTAGTGAAGCTTATAACCCTGCTGTAAATGCATGGACCCCAGTCAACAACAGGATGATTGCTGGTTGGCGCAACCCAAGCATCTCCATGAATGGTCGTCTATATGCTTTGGACTGTCGTGATGGGTGTAAACTTAGAGTATATGATGAATCTACACATTCATGGATTAGATTTATTGATAGCAAAATCCACCTTGGAAGCTCTCGTGCTTTGGAGGCAGCTGCTGTGGTTCCCCTTAATGGTAAACTTTGTATAATTCGTAACAACATGAGCATCAGCATCGTTGATGTGTCGAGTCCTGATAAGTGTGTGGAAACCAACCCACCTCTTTGGGAGAACATTGCTGGTAAAGGCCACATCAGAACTATGTTTACAAATTTATGGTCAAGTATTGCAGGGCGAGCAGGTTTGAAGAGTCATATTGTGCACTGTCAGGTGTTACAAGTTTGA
- the LOC132626418 gene encoding F-box/kelch-repeat protein At1g55270-like isoform X3, which yields MFSNNEVDSVSCYCNVDSGLKTVAGARKFVPGSKLCIQSDISSHAHKTKNSRRERSRVQSPLLPGLPDDLAIACLVRVPRVEHSKLRLVCKRWYRLLAGNFFYSQRKILGMAEEWVYVVKRDRDGRISWHAFDPTSQLWQPLPPVPGEYCSALGFGCAVLSGCHLYLFGGKDPIKGSMRRVIFYNARTNKWHRAPDMLRRRHFFGSCVINNCLYVAGGECEGIQRTLRSAEVYDPNRKRWSFIADMSTAMVPFIGVVYDGKWFVKGLGSHREVLSEAYNPAVNAWTPVNNRMIAGWRNPSISMNGRLYALDCRDGCKLRVYDESTHSWIRFIDSKIHLGSSRALEAAAVVPLNGKLCIIRNNMSISIVDVSSPDKCVETNPPLWENIAGKGHIRTMFTNLWSSIAGRAGLKSHIVHCQVLQV from the exons ATGTTCAGCAACAACGAG GTTGATTCTGTATCATGCTATTGCAATGTTGATTCGGGATTAAAGACAGTCGCCGGGGCAAGAAAATTTGTGCCAGGATCAAAACTTTGTATCCAGTCCGACATCAGTTCTCATGCACACAAGACTAAAAACTCTCGCAGGGAGAGATCAAGAGTACAGTCACCTCTTCTGCCTGGCCTACCAGATGATCTTGCAATTGCTTGTCTAGTACGTGTTCCTCGTGTTGAACATAGCAAGCTCCGTCTAGTTTGCAAAAGATGGTATCGGCTTCTTGCTGGTAACTTCTTTTACTCTCAAAGGAAGATTCTTGGAATGGCTGAAGAGTGGGTATATGTGGTTAAAAGAGATCGTGATGGACGGATTTCATGGCATGCATTTGACCCAACTTCCCAACTTTGGCAGCCACTTCCACCTGTTCCAGGTGAATATTGCAGTGCCCTTGGATTTGGTTGCGCTGTTCTTAGTGGTTGCCATCTTTATTTGTTTGGAGGAAAAGATCCAATCAAGGGGTCTATGCGACGGGTAATCTTTTATAATGCTCGAACAAATAAATGGCACAGGGCACCAGACATGCTCCGCAGACGCCATTTCTTTGGCTCTTGTGTAATTAATAATTGTCTTTATGTTGCTGGTGGCGAATGTGAAGGAATACAGAGGACTCTTCGTTCAGCTGAAGTTTATGACCCAAACCGGAAGCGCTGGAGTTTTATAGCTGATATGAGCACAGCTATGGTGCCTTTTATTGGGGTAGTGTATGACGGGAAGTGGTTTGTAAAAGGTTTGGGGTCCCACAGAGAAGTTCTTAGTGAAGCTTATAACCCTGCTGTAAATGCATGGACCCCAGTCAACAACAGGATGATTGCTGGTTGGCGCAACCCAAGCATCTCCATGAATGGTCGTCTATATGCTTTGGACTGTCGTGATGGGTGTAAACTTAGAGTATATGATGAATCTACACATTCATGGATTAGATTTATTGATAGCAAAATCCACCTTGGAAGCTCTCGTGCTTTGGAGGCAGCTGCTGTGGTTCCCCTTAATGGTAAACTTTGTATAATTCGTAACAACATGAGCATCAGCATCGTTGATGTGTCGAGTCCTGATAAGTGTGTGGAAACCAACCCACCTCTTTGGGAGAACATTGCTGGTAAAGGCCACATCAGAACTATGTTTACAAATTTATGGTCAAGTATTGCAGGGCGAGCAGGTTTGAAGAGTCATATTGTGCACTGTCAGGTGTTACAAGTTTGA
- the LOC132626418 gene encoding F-box/kelch-repeat protein At1g55270-like isoform X1 produces MMDQTIESSSNAQRGFRVQPPLVDSVSCYCNVDSGLKTVAGARKFVPGSKLCIQSDISSHAHKTKNSRRERSRVQSPLLPGLPDDLAIACLVRVPRVEHSKLRLVCKRWYRLLAGNFFYSQRKILGMAEEWVYVVKRDRDGRISWHAFDPTSQLWQPLPPVPGEYCSALGFGCAVLSGCHLYLFGGKDPIKGSMRRVIFYNARTNKWHRAPDMLRRRHFFGSCVINNCLYVAGGECEGIQRTLRSAEVYDPNRKRWSFIADMSTAMVPFIGVVYDGKWFVKGLGSHREVLSEAYNPAVNAWTPVNNRMIAGWRNPSISMNGRLYALDCRDGCKLRVYDESTHSWIRFIDSKIHLGSSRALEAAAVVPLNGKLCIIRNNMSISIVDVSSPDKCVETNPPLWENIAGKGHIRTMFTNLWSSIAGRAGLKSHIVHCQVLQV; encoded by the exons ATGATGGACCAAACAATTGAAAGCTCTTCAAATGCACAAAGGGGTTTTCGAGTTCAACCTCCACTG GTTGATTCTGTATCATGCTATTGCAATGTTGATTCGGGATTAAAGACAGTCGCCGGGGCAAGAAAATTTGTGCCAGGATCAAAACTTTGTATCCAGTCCGACATCAGTTCTCATGCACACAAGACTAAAAACTCTCGCAGGGAGAGATCAAGAGTACAGTCACCTCTTCTGCCTGGCCTACCAGATGATCTTGCAATTGCTTGTCTAGTACGTGTTCCTCGTGTTGAACATAGCAAGCTCCGTCTAGTTTGCAAAAGATGGTATCGGCTTCTTGCTGGTAACTTCTTTTACTCTCAAAGGAAGATTCTTGGAATGGCTGAAGAGTGGGTATATGTGGTTAAAAGAGATCGTGATGGACGGATTTCATGGCATGCATTTGACCCAACTTCCCAACTTTGGCAGCCACTTCCACCTGTTCCAGGTGAATATTGCAGTGCCCTTGGATTTGGTTGCGCTGTTCTTAGTGGTTGCCATCTTTATTTGTTTGGAGGAAAAGATCCAATCAAGGGGTCTATGCGACGGGTAATCTTTTATAATGCTCGAACAAATAAATGGCACAGGGCACCAGACATGCTCCGCAGACGCCATTTCTTTGGCTCTTGTGTAATTAATAATTGTCTTTATGTTGCTGGTGGCGAATGTGAAGGAATACAGAGGACTCTTCGTTCAGCTGAAGTTTATGACCCAAACCGGAAGCGCTGGAGTTTTATAGCTGATATGAGCACAGCTATGGTGCCTTTTATTGGGGTAGTGTATGACGGGAAGTGGTTTGTAAAAGGTTTGGGGTCCCACAGAGAAGTTCTTAGTGAAGCTTATAACCCTGCTGTAAATGCATGGACCCCAGTCAACAACAGGATGATTGCTGGTTGGCGCAACCCAAGCATCTCCATGAATGGTCGTCTATATGCTTTGGACTGTCGTGATGGGTGTAAACTTAGAGTATATGATGAATCTACACATTCATGGATTAGATTTATTGATAGCAAAATCCACCTTGGAAGCTCTCGTGCTTTGGAGGCAGCTGCTGTGGTTCCCCTTAATGGTAAACTTTGTATAATTCGTAACAACATGAGCATCAGCATCGTTGATGTGTCGAGTCCTGATAAGTGTGTGGAAACCAACCCACCTCTTTGGGAGAACATTGCTGGTAAAGGCCACATCAGAACTATGTTTACAAATTTATGGTCAAGTATTGCAGGGCGAGCAGGTTTGAAGAGTCATATTGTGCACTGTCAGGTGTTACAAGTTTGA